The Acidobacteriota bacterium DNA segment CCTGATCTTCTATGGCCAATCTCCAGCCGGTTATGACCTCTTTGATCCTACGGTCTGGCAATCCGGCGATATCGCACCATCCAATGTCTACCGTCTGGACCTGCTCAGCGGCGCACCCCGTCTAGTCGGTCGCGATGCAGCGCCGGTCTCGGGATATGCGGTGACACCCTCTTTTCGGGCGACAACCCGACATGAAGAAGACGTTCGCTTTCAGGGATTCGTCCCCCATGACGGCGTGGACCACTGGTATGCCGACCCGTACCTGATTGCCAACCCCGATCCAGTGGACATGAACCAGTTGGTACAGACGCCGGCTCACGCGGGCGGTGAGGTCTCCATCCGCGTGCGACTGATGGGATTCGACTACCAGGACAACTTCCACCGCTCGCGGATATCCATCGATGGCACCCAGGTCGACGAGGCTGACTGGGATGGGCATATTGAATTCACCCATGGAGTAGACAACGGCACGGTTCTCTACACACCTCCCAGTCCCCTGGGTGAAGTCACGACGGTCAATGTCGCCCTGCCTCTGACGCGTCAGGTCAATGGGTCCAGCATCACCAAGGACATCGTTGCCGTAAACTGGGTTGAAATCGACTATGACCGACTTTTCGACGCCCGCGATGATGTCCTCTTCTTCGATGTAGCCGGTGATGGAAGCCAGGAAATCCAGATTTCGTCGTTCAGTGCCCCCCCCGAGATCTGGGAGCTTACCGACACGACCCTTTCCACGGCAGGAATGAGCCTGGCAGAGCCACGCCGCTTGACGGGAGTTGATTTCAGTGGAGGGGTGGCCACTTTCGAGTTACGAACGGACGCGGCCGCTCCCACTCGCCGGTTCGTTGCGGTCGGACCGAACGGTTTCCTCGTACCCGACACCGTCCGCGAGGATAGCCCGGCGGACTCGCTCGACGGATCACTGATGCCGAGCCTGAAAGATCCCGCCAACGGTGCCGACTGGCTGGTCATTGGGCCGGCTTCCTTGCTCGATACCGGGACACCCGGATCGGAACTCAACGCTCTGATCAGCCACCGCCAGAACCAAGGCCTGACGACTGCAATCGTGGACATCCAGGACGTTTACGATGAGTTCTCCTATGGGATCACTGACCCCCAAGCGATTCGTGACTTCATCCGGGAGACCCTCACAACGTGGCAGGGCAAGCCGACTTACGTCCTCCTGGTGGGCGATGCGACCCGGGACTACAAGAACCGCTACGGCCATAGCGTGTCGCGACAATTCGTGCCGACGATGATGTATGACATCGCCGCCAATACTCAGTTCGGCTACTACTTGTCGGACACCATCCTGGCCATGGTTCTCGGTGAAGACGAGCTTCCAGATGTGATGCTCGGGCGTATTCCCAGCCATACCCTGACCGAGGCCGAAGCGGTGTTTCGCAAGATCCTGCGCTATGAGCAGGGAAACCACAGTCCGACCTGGACTGGGCGGGCTTGCCTTGTCTCCGAACGAGACGAGCCAGAGCTCTTCCGCGTACACGATGAGATCTACGACCAATGGTTCCAGGGGGCCGGCCCCCAGACAGCACAGAAACTCTATGAAACGATTCTCGACGAAGATTGCAACAGCGGCGGAGCGACCCCCCAGAACGACCGCATCGATCAATGTATCAATGATGGCGCCGCTATTCTTTCTTACGCTGGCCATGGAGGTTATAGGACGTGGGGTAAGACCTGCTCGATCTGGGAAACCAAACTCGGCGCCGGCGACGATATCGAAGATCTCGTCAACGCGGACAAATTGGTGTTCACCGTACAAGCGAACTGCATCACGGGCCATTTTTCGCAAGATAGTTCCGTGACTGCCGGCGAGTCCGACACATGGTTCACCCTGGCGGAAGATTGGCTGGCCACCGCGGAGGTAGGGGCTGTCGCCGGCATGGCTCCCAGCCACCTGACCCGGAACTTCCAGCTTGATGCCATCCTCGACCCCATCTACGAGCGGATCTACGGCAAGCGAAAGGAGCGTTTGCTTGGCGAACTGGATATGCATCTGCGCCGCTCGTTCGATACGGAAGGCGACTGGTTGCTCAACAGGTCTTTCGTCTTCGTCGGTGATCCGGCGACGACCCTCGCTGTACCGGCGCCGGGGCAACCGACGATCCTGAGCATCGACAAGGCCGGCTCTCGGGAACTGCAGATCAGCTGGACATCCGTAGCCGATGCGGCGACTTACAGAGTCTATCGCGCGGAAAGTCCCGGTGGCCCCTATGTGCTGGCTGGCGATGGCTTGACTGCGACGCATTTCCTCGATACCGGTCTGATCAACTGTAAAACCTATTACTACTATGTCGTCGCCGTCGACGATGCAGGATTCGAGAGTCGATGGTCGAACTTCAACGAGACCTGCTACGACGCGACACCGGAACCCGCGGAATGTCGCTCCGGTGTTCCAGAGAATCCGCTACCGCCGTCCAAGCCGATTCTTCTCTCGGTCACCGATACCCAGAAAGGTGGGCAACTCGAGGTAAGCTGGCAGGCAGTACCGGACGACGACGTGATTCGCTACCGCGTACTCTGGCGCCGGGACGGTGAAACCAACTACAGCGGAGAGAAAACAACGCCTGAAACGCGAACCAGCGTCGTCATCGGAGGCTTGGAGGACAATCGACTCTACTGGGTGGCGGTGCGGGCTGAGCACTGTAGTGCAGTCGGCCCGGAGAGTGACGAGCTTTCAGGGACTCCGCACCTGGTACGCGGCATCAATCCTCCTCAATCGATCGGCGACCTGCGATTGAGGAAGACCGGCGCCGATCTGCTGCTCGAGTGGACGATCCCGGGACAGACAGTTTGGGGAGTCACCTTGGGCGGCGTTTCCGCTGTCAAAATCTATGGATCCGAAACCACGCCAGCGTTCCGCACGGACGCCGCCCATCTGCTGGTAGACCTCCCGGGCGAGGCCACAAGTTGGAGCCACACAGGTGAGGCCGGCTCGACGGTGAATAACCGCTATTACCTTCTCCGGGTCGCCGATGCTTCCGGAGAACTCTCTGCAGGCGGACAGGAACTCCCGGGACCGGTTTCCGATCTGCGTGTGAGCCGCAATGGCGCGGGCGG contains these protein-coding regions:
- a CDS encoding C25 family cysteine peptidase is translated as MIPRIEGFGRLGQSAAPDLPVRFERVAVNPDSVLELIEIEIDWSEGVIPGPLAAFPGEDPAAPPIDASHWERQGFWPRQPVQIAVRQGRFRTLHFSSLEIRPLQVDLTTGRFRVARRLKLLVDRGSGAWRLSAGRTDPLVTRAGEEAALGAEGVGQAWPPPQPTTEALGPSTTANFPAWYFDVKQTGLYRISYSWAQANAPDLLAFLTGNDTSLYRLSCQGLDLPLWVEGGDDGVFDPPGTGRPEGDALIFYGQSPAGYDLFDPTVWQSGDIAPSNVYRLDLLSGAPRLVGRDAAPVSGYAVTPSFRATTRHEEDVRFQGFVPHDGVDHWYADPYLIANPDPVDMNQLVQTPAHAGGEVSIRVRLMGFDYQDNFHRSRISIDGTQVDEADWDGHIEFTHGVDNGTVLYTPPSPLGEVTTVNVALPLTRQVNGSSITKDIVAVNWVEIDYDRLFDARDDVLFFDVAGDGSQEIQISSFSAPPEIWELTDTTLSTAGMSLAEPRRLTGVDFSGGVATFELRTDAAAPTRRFVAVGPNGFLVPDTVREDSPADSLDGSLMPSLKDPANGADWLVIGPASLLDTGTPGSELNALISHRQNQGLTTAIVDIQDVYDEFSYGITDPQAIRDFIRETLTTWQGKPTYVLLVGDATRDYKNRYGHSVSRQFVPTMMYDIAANTQFGYYLSDTILAMVLGEDELPDVMLGRIPSHTLTEAEAVFRKILRYEQGNHSPTWTGRACLVSERDEPELFRVHDEIYDQWFQGAGPQTAQKLYETILDEDCNSGGATPQNDRIDQCINDGAAILSYAGHGGYRTWGKTCSIWETKLGAGDDIEDLVNADKLVFTVQANCITGHFSQDSSVTAGESDTWFTLAEDWLATAEVGAVAGMAPSHLTRNFQLDAILDPIYERIYGKRKERLLGELDMHLRRSFDTEGDWLLNRSFVFVGDPATTLAVPAPGQPTILSIDKAGSRELQISWTSVADAATYRVYRAESPGGPYVLAGDGLTATHFLDTGLINCKTYYYYVVAVDDAGFESRWSNFNETCYDATPEPAECRSGVPENPLPPSKPILLSVTDTQKGGQLEVSWQAVPDDDVIRYRVLWRRDGETNYSGEKTTPETRTSVVIGGLEDNRLYWVAVRAEHCSAVGPESDELSGTPHLVRGINPPQSIGDLRLRKTGADLLLEWTIPGQTVWGVTLGGVSAVKIYGSETTPAFRTDAAHLLVDLPGEATSWSHTGEAGSTVNNRYYLLRVADASGELSAGGQELPGPVSDLRVSRNGAGGLLLRWSPLRETMGEVGRTPSRAEISSYDLYGRASVLPRTECGAANRLVEGIPQATTEVSVTVSEPPDDLYTYQVLGVDTHGSESVW